In Erigeron canadensis isolate Cc75 chromosome 6, C_canadensis_v1, whole genome shotgun sequence, the following are encoded in one genomic region:
- the LOC122606148 gene encoding tRNA N(3)-methylcytidine methyltransferase METTL6 isoform X3 — protein MSRSQGETEYYSNDFDWEELRERVYNDPTHSHHLLPFTTTATTHHSADNDDSWNHFHARHSTGKFFKERRYLFKEFPELATPCEEGYSKVLEIGCGNGSTALPILRCKENVIVYACDCSTEALERSTENINASNVVSAKTRFHPFCWDFSTSPLPKWLLCDSCYETSLQKQNMFLTGFDCNERNITDITSLKESECCIGGVDFITLIFTLSAVPFDRMSMAVAECFSVLKPGGLLFFRDYGLYDMTMLRFEPEQRVGFREYKRSDGTRSYFFSLDCARDFFLGVGFIEVELDYCCVKSVNRRKQKTMHRVWVHGKFQKPISV, from the exons ATGAGTAGGAGCCAAGGAGAAACGGAGTATTACTCGAATGATTTTGATTGGGAGGAGCTGCGGGAACGCGTTTACAACGATCCCACACACTCCCATCATCTTCTCCCtttcaccaccaccgccaccactcATCATTCCGCTGATAATGATGATTCTTGGAATCACTTTCACGCTCGTCACTCTACCGGCAAATTCTTTAag GAGAGACGGTATTTGTTCAAGGAATTCCCCGAACTAGCAACTCCTTGTGAAGAGGGGTATTCTAAGGTATTAGAAATTGGGTGTGGTAATGGAAGTACTGCTCTACCAATCTTACG TTGCAAAGAGAACGTCATTGTATACGCATGTGATTGTAGTACAGAGGCGCTTGAGAGGTCAACTGAAAACATAAATGCTTCCAATGTGGTTTCAGCTAAAACCCGTTTTCATCCATTCTGCTGGGATTTTTCTACTTCTCCGCTCCCAAAGTGGCTGCTATGTGATTCTTGCTATGAAACATCTCTACAAAAGCAGAATATGTTTCTTACAG GCTTTGACTGTAATGAGAGAAATATTACTGATATAACTTCACTGAAGGAAAGTGAGTGCTGTATTGGTGGTGTGGATTTCATTACATTG ATTTTTACACTCTCAGCTGTACCATTTGATAGGATGTCTATGGCTGTTGCTGAGTGCTTCTCTGTTCTAAAACCTGGTGGACTGCTCTTCTTCAGGGATTATG GTCTTTATGACATGACCATGCTTCGATTTGAGCCTGAACAAAGAGTGGGATTTAGGGAATACAAACGTTCGGATGGTACCCGTTCGTATTTCTTTTCTTTGGATTGTGCACGAGATTTCTTTCTAGGTGTTGGCTTCATAGAG GTTGAGCTTGATTATTGCTGCGTGAAGTCAGTGAATCGACGTAAACAGAAGACGATGCATAGGGTCTGGGTTCATGGGAAGTTCCAAAAACCCAT
- the LOC122606148 gene encoding tRNA N(3)-methylcytidine methyltransferase METTL6 isoform X1, with protein sequence MSRSQGETEYYSNDFDWEELRERVYNDPTHSHHLLPFTTTATTHHSADNDDSWNHFHARHSTGKFFKERRYLFKEFPELATPCEEGYSKVLEIGCGNGSTALPILRCKENVIVYACDCSTEALERSTENINASNVVSAKTRFHPFCWDFSTSPLPKWLLCDSCYETSLQKQNMFLTGFDCNERNITDITSLKESECCIGGVDFITLIFTLSAVPFDRMSMAVAECFSVLKPGGLLFFRDYGLYDMTMLRFEPEQRVGFREYKRSDGTRSYFFSLDCARDFFLGVGFIEVELDYCCVKSVNRRKQKTMHRVWVHGKFQKPIKHPANLGHG encoded by the exons ATGAGTAGGAGCCAAGGAGAAACGGAGTATTACTCGAATGATTTTGATTGGGAGGAGCTGCGGGAACGCGTTTACAACGATCCCACACACTCCCATCATCTTCTCCCtttcaccaccaccgccaccactcATCATTCCGCTGATAATGATGATTCTTGGAATCACTTTCACGCTCGTCACTCTACCGGCAAATTCTTTAag GAGAGACGGTATTTGTTCAAGGAATTCCCCGAACTAGCAACTCCTTGTGAAGAGGGGTATTCTAAGGTATTAGAAATTGGGTGTGGTAATGGAAGTACTGCTCTACCAATCTTACG TTGCAAAGAGAACGTCATTGTATACGCATGTGATTGTAGTACAGAGGCGCTTGAGAGGTCAACTGAAAACATAAATGCTTCCAATGTGGTTTCAGCTAAAACCCGTTTTCATCCATTCTGCTGGGATTTTTCTACTTCTCCGCTCCCAAAGTGGCTGCTATGTGATTCTTGCTATGAAACATCTCTACAAAAGCAGAATATGTTTCTTACAG GCTTTGACTGTAATGAGAGAAATATTACTGATATAACTTCACTGAAGGAAAGTGAGTGCTGTATTGGTGGTGTGGATTTCATTACATTG ATTTTTACACTCTCAGCTGTACCATTTGATAGGATGTCTATGGCTGTTGCTGAGTGCTTCTCTGTTCTAAAACCTGGTGGACTGCTCTTCTTCAGGGATTATG GTCTTTATGACATGACCATGCTTCGATTTGAGCCTGAACAAAGAGTGGGATTTAGGGAATACAAACGTTCGGATGGTACCCGTTCGTATTTCTTTTCTTTGGATTGTGCACGAGATTTCTTTCTAGGTGTTGGCTTCATAGAG GTTGAGCTTGATTATTGCTGCGTGAAGTCAGTGAATCGACGTAAACAGAAGACGATGCATAGGGTCTGGGTTCATGGGAAGTTCCAAAAACCCAT
- the LOC122606148 gene encoding tRNA N(3)-methylcytidine methyltransferase METTL6 isoform X2, translating to MSRSQGETEYYSNDFDWEELRERVYNDPTHSHHLLPFTTTATTHHSADNDDSWNHFHARHSTGKFFKERRYLFKEFPELATPCEEGYSKVLEIGCGNGSTALPILRCKENVIVYACDCSTEALERSTENINASNVVSAKTRFHPFCWDFSTSPLPKWLLCDSCYETSLQKQNMFLTGFDCNERNITDITSLKESECCIGGVDFITLIFTLSAVPFDRMSMAVAECFSVLKPGGLLFFRDYGLYDMTMLRFEPEQRVGFREYKRSDGTRSYFFSLDCARDFFLGVGFIEVELDYCCVKSVNRRKQKTMHRVWVHGKFQKPILKTEDAD from the exons ATGAGTAGGAGCCAAGGAGAAACGGAGTATTACTCGAATGATTTTGATTGGGAGGAGCTGCGGGAACGCGTTTACAACGATCCCACACACTCCCATCATCTTCTCCCtttcaccaccaccgccaccactcATCATTCCGCTGATAATGATGATTCTTGGAATCACTTTCACGCTCGTCACTCTACCGGCAAATTCTTTAag GAGAGACGGTATTTGTTCAAGGAATTCCCCGAACTAGCAACTCCTTGTGAAGAGGGGTATTCTAAGGTATTAGAAATTGGGTGTGGTAATGGAAGTACTGCTCTACCAATCTTACG TTGCAAAGAGAACGTCATTGTATACGCATGTGATTGTAGTACAGAGGCGCTTGAGAGGTCAACTGAAAACATAAATGCTTCCAATGTGGTTTCAGCTAAAACCCGTTTTCATCCATTCTGCTGGGATTTTTCTACTTCTCCGCTCCCAAAGTGGCTGCTATGTGATTCTTGCTATGAAACATCTCTACAAAAGCAGAATATGTTTCTTACAG GCTTTGACTGTAATGAGAGAAATATTACTGATATAACTTCACTGAAGGAAAGTGAGTGCTGTATTGGTGGTGTGGATTTCATTACATTG ATTTTTACACTCTCAGCTGTACCATTTGATAGGATGTCTATGGCTGTTGCTGAGTGCTTCTCTGTTCTAAAACCTGGTGGACTGCTCTTCTTCAGGGATTATG GTCTTTATGACATGACCATGCTTCGATTTGAGCCTGAACAAAGAGTGGGATTTAGGGAATACAAACGTTCGGATGGTACCCGTTCGTATTTCTTTTCTTTGGATTGTGCACGAGATTTCTTTCTAGGTGTTGGCTTCATAGAG GTTGAGCTTGATTATTGCTGCGTGAAGTCAGTGAATCGACGTAAACAGAAGACGATGCATAGGGTCTGGGTTCATGGGAAGTTCCAAAAACCCAT
- the LOC122603454 gene encoding AT-hook motif nuclear-localized protein 14-like yields MLMEPDDLGLGSYYHHHHPQPQPPPPPQRHPHPPPPPTTINNGMLPTTNNDPRPSQMLYPHHSAPSAVSSPLETGVRRKRGRPRKYGTPEQAAAAKRLSSSSSPSTSVPPLSPSRKKELSLGVGGSSFKKSSLGNTGQGFTPHVISINAGEDIGQKIMSFLQQSKQEMCVLSASGSISNASLRQPATSGGNISYEGRFDILSLCGSYVRSDFGGTTGGLSVCLSSNDGQIIGGSIDGPVIAAGPVQVIVGTFSVDSKKEIATIIRSDASINKLPSPNVGSPSVSNLGFLSPPDSSGRNVGGSDEQQNIDGYQFMVQNRNMPVGDWRGNNDSRNTAGYDFSGRVNHGAQQSPKNGDYDHFQD; encoded by the exons atGCTAATGGAACCGGATGACCTTGGTCTTGGCTCTtactatcaccaccaccacccacaaccgcagccaccaccaccaccacaacgcCACCCACATCCACCGCCACCTCCGACCACCATCAACAATGGCATGTTACCAACCACCAACAATGATCCCAGACCATCTCAAATGCTTTATCCACATCATTCTGCACCTTCTGCTGTCTCATCTCCTTTAGAAACCGGTGTAAGGCGGAAAAGAGGTAGACCCAGAAAGTACGGTACACCGGAGCAGGCTGCGGCGGCCAAAAGACTGtcgtcttcatcttctccgTCAACTTCTGTCCCGCCGTTGTCTCcttcaagaaagaaagaattatCTCTAGGAGTGGGTGGTTCTTCTTTCAAGAAATCTTCACTTG GGAACACAGGCCAAGGTTTTACACCTCATGTTATTTCTATTAATGCTGGAGAG GATATCGGCCAGAAAATTATGTCGTTTCTACAACAAAGCAAGCAAGAGATGTGTGTCCTCTCGGCATCTGGCTCAATATCTAATGCATCTCTTCGCCAGCCAGCCACATCCGGGGGCAACATTTCTTATGAG GGCCGTTTTGACATCCTATCACTCTGTGGATCTTATGTACGTTCTGATTTCGGTGGTACCACGGGTggattaagtgtgtgtttaTCAAGTAATGACGGTCAAATCATAGGAGGTAGCATAGATGGGCCAGTGATAGCTGCAGGCCCAGTGCAG gTAATTGTTGGAACATTTTCTGTCGATAGTAAGAAAGAAATTGCCACTATTATCAGGAGTGACGCTTCTATCAATAAGCTGCCATCACCAAATGTTGGGTCGCCATCAGTTTCAAACTTAGGCTTTCTATCACCCCCCGATTCTTCTGGAAGAAATGTAGGTGGCAGCGATGAGCAACAAAATATCGATGGGTACCAATTCATGGTCCAAAATCGGAATATGCCTGTTGGGGACTGGAGGGGTAATAATGACTCTAGGAACACTGCTGGCTATGACTTCTCAG GAAGAGTGAATCATGGGGCACAGCAGTCACCGAAGAATGGTGATTATGATCATTTTCAAGACTGA